The Bacteriovorax sp. Seq25_V genome includes a region encoding these proteins:
- a CDS encoding YiiD C-terminal domain-containing protein, with product MQKLLKKFPTLINLYPPFIGAGIKVHLPTGDYTNFHVSMKLKITNQNYVGTQFGGSLYSMCDPFFMLIAMNKLGREYLVWDKSATIDFISPGKGQVHAHFQIPDNEIQEIIKRVEANGKDEPVFEVNIIDNTNTIIAKVSKKLWIRKKKK from the coding sequence GTGCAAAAACTACTAAAAAAGTTTCCAACACTCATCAATCTTTATCCTCCATTCATAGGAGCTGGAATCAAAGTACATTTACCAACTGGTGATTACACGAATTTTCATGTTTCTATGAAATTGAAAATTACAAATCAAAACTATGTTGGCACTCAGTTTGGAGGCTCACTATACTCAATGTGTGACCCTTTCTTTATGCTGATTGCAATGAACAAACTTGGTAGGGAATATCTTGTATGGGATAAAAGTGCGACAATCGACTTTATTTCACCTGGAAAAGGTCAGGTTCATGCTCACTTTCAAATCCCAGATAATGAGATCCAAGAAATTATCAAAAGAGTTGAGGCAAACGGAAAAGATGAGCCAGTATTCGAAGTTAATATAATCGATAATACTAATACTATTATTGCGAAAGTTTCAAAAAAGCTTTGGATTAGAAAAAAGAAAAAGTAA
- a CDS encoding M24 family metallopeptidase translates to MTQKILEANSSKFSNTILQKSRIQTIQIVKDFAKNLPLGITENEAKTRLEGVFNKAGSTKFWHPTKFRIGINTNKSFRDTSDEGITLQEDDVFFIDIGPILDGHEADYGETFCNGEKFNFLANASKEVFNKTAKIWKEETITGAQLYDKASQIAKEMGYTLNTKMAGHRIGDFPHHIHYRGSLDEVDFHPIENTWILEIHLIHDETGYGTFFEDILIGD, encoded by the coding sequence ATGACTCAAAAAATACTTGAAGCAAACAGCTCAAAATTCTCCAATACAATACTGCAGAAGTCACGTATTCAGACGATTCAAATTGTAAAAGATTTTGCAAAAAATCTTCCCCTTGGCATCACAGAGAACGAGGCCAAAACACGTCTTGAAGGAGTATTCAACAAAGCTGGATCGACGAAATTTTGGCACCCAACTAAATTTAGAATTGGAATCAATACTAACAAATCATTTCGTGATACTTCAGATGAAGGTATTACACTTCAAGAAGATGACGTATTTTTTATCGATATTGGCCCTATTTTAGATGGTCATGAAGCAGACTATGGTGAAACGTTCTGCAATGGAGAAAAATTTAATTTTTTAGCTAATGCTTCAAAAGAAGTCTTCAATAAAACAGCAAAAATTTGGAAAGAAGAAACGATAACTGGTGCACAGCTCTATGATAAAGCATCACAAATCGCCAAAGAGATGGGTTATACATTAAATACAAAAATGGCCGGTCATCGCATTGGAGATTTTCCCCATCATATACACTATCGTGGCTCTTTAGATGAGGTTGACTTTCACCCAATTGAAAATACTTGGATACTTGAAATACATTTGATTCATGACGAAACAGGATATGGAACTTTCTTTGAAGATATCCTTATTGGAGATTAA
- a CDS encoding DUF481 domain-containing protein: MRFSLIAALVCLSMNTYAKFSSEDSVLINLTGGNTEQETYALKSINKYEVSSKQAFELLGNYNYGESEGKRSIENWLVGLRYDYSLTETNAMFLGQSMEADRFIDIKRRYNTDFGYKHHFVKTDNFSLLSELGYRYEIRKNTDETVADKKTSKVRAYVEANHKYDEKISYKFWAEYVSSFSESKDYLLNLEPSIIVNLTSILSMKSAYLWKYDNAPVEGKGKSDYNYTLTLIAKF, from the coding sequence ATGAGATTTTCATTAATTGCTGCACTCGTTTGCTTGAGCATGAATACATATGCAAAATTTTCAAGTGAAGATAGTGTTCTTATTAATTTAACTGGTGGAAATACTGAACAAGAAACATATGCTCTGAAGTCTATTAATAAGTATGAAGTATCTTCAAAGCAAGCTTTCGAACTCCTGGGCAATTATAATTATGGTGAATCAGAAGGTAAAAGAAGTATTGAAAATTGGCTTGTCGGTTTAAGATACGACTATTCTCTTACTGAAACTAATGCAATGTTTTTAGGCCAATCAATGGAAGCGGATAGGTTTATTGATATTAAGAGAAGATATAATACTGACTTTGGTTATAAGCACCACTTTGTAAAAACAGATAACTTTTCATTACTTTCTGAGCTAGGTTATCGTTATGAAATCAGAAAAAATACAGATGAAACAGTTGCTGACAAAAAGACAAGTAAAGTACGTGCATACGTAGAAGCAAATCATAAGTATGATGAAAAAATAAGTTACAAATTCTGGGCGGAGTATGTTTCAAGTTTCTCTGAATCAAAAGATTACTTACTTAATTTAGAACCATCTATAATCGTAAATCTAACCTCAATTCTTTCTATGAAGTCAGCCTACCTTTGGAAGTATGACAATGCGCCTGTTGAGGGAAAAGGTAAGTCTGACTACAACTACACTTTGACTCTTATCGCAAAGTTCTAA